The following coding sequences lie in one Musa acuminata AAA Group cultivar baxijiao chromosome BXJ1-8, Cavendish_Baxijiao_AAA, whole genome shotgun sequence genomic window:
- the LOC103993886 gene encoding alpha-amylase 3, chloroplastic has product MLLVRSKPVLHCPPQGHRRRGFAWPRGPRRSLLLRRPIRSPAPAFLSISSSKFSQAGRARVRPVVRAGLAQTPSLADVENTEILFSETLSLKRSQTVEGKITVRLDPAVAEEEVSKWRLTIGCNLEGKWTLHWGVSYCDDLGSEWDQPPPEMRPPESVLIKDYAIETPLKRLSSQSERQALHELQIEFDSNTPIAAIHFVLKEEETGAWFQHKGRDFRISFTDYFEVANSVGGNQGLSIWPGGFDQISSLLLKAEESTSKKEDPDDEDGNVVKQNRCIAPIYKEFPILKEEFVPNHMTVSVRSSDKTDKNIVQFDTDLPGNVVIHWGVCKDDGRKWVIPSTPHPPATKVFRHKALQTLLQPKPDGLGSWGLFLVDQGTSGVVFVLKLNEYTWLNNNGTDFFIPIGSVSSTTAEIGSDDIVHEQQAGTEIHDVRNILSPNNSYPLQNKSLEASDPQNINSLPMKPQGPEELIEAVAYTDEIIKEIRHLVTDISSEKGKRAKSKEAQENILQEIEKLAAEAYSIFRISIPGFVELASDTELLKPAVKLSSGTGSGYEILCQGFNWESHKSGRWYSELSDKAKELSSLGFTVIWLPPPTESVSPEGYMPKDLYNLNSRYGSLEELKDLVNSFHEVGIKVLGDAVLNHRCAHYQNKNGIWNVFGGRLNWDDRAIVADDPHFQGRGNKSSGDNFHAAPNIDHSQDFVRRDLKEWLCWLRKEVGYDGWRLDFVRGFWGGYVKDYMEATEPYFAVGEYWDSLSYTYGDMDHNQDAHRQRIVDWINATNGTAGAFDVTTKGILHSALEKCEYWRLSDQNGKPPGVVGWWASRAVTFIENHDTGSTQGHWRFPSGKEMQGYAYILTHPGTPAVFYDHIFSHYQQEISRLISVRNENKIHCRSTVKIVKAERDVYAAEIDGKLAVKIGPGHYEPPDGPTKWVVAAEGRDYKVWETS; this is encoded by the exons ATGTTGCTCGTTCGCTCCAAGCCGGTCCTCCACTGCCCTCCCCAGGGGCACCGTCGCCGCGGATTCGCATGGCCTCGAGGTCCGCGGCGATCACTGCTCCTCCGGCGCCCGATTCGCTCCCCGGCGCCTGCCTTCCTATCCATCTCCAGCTCTAAATTCTCTCAGGCGGGTCGGGCGCGCGTCCGCCCCGTCGTTCGGGCTGGTTTGGCCCAGACCCCGTCCCTCGCCGACGTCGAGAACACCGAGATCCTGTTCTCGGAGACCCTCTCCTTGAAGCGGTCTCAGACG GTGGAGGGGAAGATAACGGTGAGATTGGATCCAGCAGTCGCCGAGGAGGAAGTGTCCAAATGGCGGTTGACCATCGGTTGTAATTTGGAAGGGAAGTGGACTCTTCACTGGGGAGTTAGCTACTGCGATGATCTTGGAAG CGAATGGGATCAACCTCCTCCTGAAATGAGACCACCCGAGTCTGTCCTTATTAAG gaCTATGCAATAGAAACACCTTTGAAGAGATTATCATCCCAATCCGAAAGGCAGGCACTTCACGAACTGCAGATCGAATTTGACAGCAACACCCCGATTGCAGCAATTCATTTTGTTTTAAAG GAAGAAGAAACAGGAGCATGGTTTCAGCACAAGGGAAGGGATTTCAGAATATCCTTTACAGACTATTTTGAAGTGGCCAACAGTGTAGGTGGAAATCAAGGCTTGAGCATATGGCCAG GTGGTTTTGACCAGATATCTAGCCTGCTGCTGAAAGCTGAAGAGTCTACTTCCAAAAAAGAAGACCCTGATGATGAAGATGGAAATGTTGTGAAGCAGAATAGATGCATTGCACCAATTTACAAAGAATTTCCTATCTTAAAAGAAGAGTTTGTTCCCAACCATATGACAGTCTCTGTGAGGAGTAGTGATAAGACAGATAAGAACATTGTGCAATTTGACACAGATCTGCCTGGCAATGTCGTAATTCATTGGGGTGTCTGTAAGGACGATGGGAGAAAATGGGTAATCCCATCTACCCCACATCCACCAGCAACCAAAGTCTTTCGGCATAAGGCTCTTCAAACTTTACTACAG CCAAAACCAGATGGCCTTGGTAGCTGGGGATTATTTTTGGTGGATCAAGGAACTTCAGGTGTGGTTTTTGTGCTCAAACTTAATGAATACACATGGTTGAATAACAATGGAACTGATTTTTTCATCCCAATTGGAAGTGTGAGTAGCACAACTGCTGAAATTGGTAGTGATGATATTGTACATGAACAGCAGGCAGGTACAGAGATTCATGATGTGAGAAACATTCTATCACCAAATAATTCATACCCACTGCAGAATAAATCACTGGAAGCAAGTGATCCCCAAAACATCAATAGTTTACCCATGAAGCCCCAAGGTCCTGAGGAGCTCATAGAAGCTGTTGCATATACTGATGAAATTATCAAGGAGATAAGACATTTAGTAACTGATATATCATCAGAAAAAGGTAAACGAGCTAAAAGCAAGGAAGCACAGGAAAACATTCTACAAGAAATTGAGAAATTGGCTGCAGAAGCTTATAGTATCTTCAGGATCTCCATTCCAGGTTTTGTGGAGTTGGCTTCTGACACTGAGCTGCTGAAGCCTGCTGTAAAATTGTCTTCAGGAACAGGCTCTGGGTATGAAATTCTGTGTCAAGGATTTAACTGGGAATCTCACAAATCGGGAAGATGGTATTCCGAGCTTAGTGACAAGGCCAAGGAATTGTCTTCATTAGGTTTTACAGTCATCTGGCTACCACCACCCACTGAGTCTGTATCTCCTGAAGGGTACATGCCAAAGGATTTATACAATTTAAATTCCAG ATATGGAAGCTTGGAAGAGCTGAAGGATCTTGTAAATAGTTTCCATGAAGTGGGCATTAAGGTTCTTGGTGATGCTGTCTTAAACCATCGATGTGCACATTACCAGAATAAGAATGGAATTTGGAACGTTTTCGGAGGCCGATTGAATTGGGATGATCGTGCTATTGTTGCTGATGATCCTCACTTCCAG GGAAGGGGTAACAAAAGCAGTGGAGATAATTTTCATGCTGCCCCGAATATTGACCACTCTCAAGATTTTGTCAGGAGGGACCTGAAAGAGTGGCTCTGCTGGTTGAG AAAAGAAGTTGGATATGATGGATGGAGATTAGATTTTGTCCGTGGGTTTTGGGGTGGTTATGTAAAAGACTACATGGAAGCAACTGAACCATATTTTGCTGTGGGTGAGTATTGGGACTCATTAAGTTATACATATGGTGACATGGACCATAATCAAGATGCTCATAGACAAAGGATTGTTGATTGGATAAATGCTACAAATGGAACTGCGGGTGCCTTCGATGTCACCACAAAAGGAATCCTCCACAGT GCTCTGGAAAAATGTGAGTATTGGCGATTGTCTGATCAAAATGGGAAACCTCCTGGAGTAGTAGGCTGGTGGGCATCTCGTGCCGTTACTTTCATAGAGAATCATGACACTGGCTCCACTCAG GGTCATTGGCGATTCCCATCTGGAAAGGAGATGCAAGGATATGCATATATCTTAACGCATCCTGGCACACCAGCAGTCTTCTATGACCACATTTTCTCTCACTACCAGCAAGAGATATCTAGATTGATCTCGGtcagaaatgaaaacaagattcacTGCAGGAGCACG GTGAAGATCGTCAAGGCAGAGAGGGACGTCTATGCGGCTGAGATCGACGGAAAGTTAGCAGTCAAAATTGGGCCAGGACATTATGAGCCACCAGATGGTCCTACAAAATGGGTTGTAGCAGCTGAAGGAAGAGATTATAAAGTGTGGGAAACATCATGA
- the LOC135680678 gene encoding transcription initiation factor TFIID subunit 7-like isoform X1: MEEQFILRVPPSVAERIERLLNENVSSSLDGSLDVSFSEDGRSGTFMIGDERFPTSLLDLPCIVESYKTYDDNVLIKTADVGQMIMVRDEGDAAVIEGVEYKHGLTPPMRDARRRRFRREPDLNPEVVQRVEKDLLNIMSGGTVESLHVETVVPEAGGQRKKNAPVAAPKPDEVHVKSAAGGEPERSDSDDSLEPES; encoded by the exons ATGGAAGAACAATTTATTCTCCGTGTTCCCCCATCTGTAGCAGAACGAATTGAACGCCTTTTGAATGAGAATGTCTCCTCTTCTTTAGATGGCTCACTGGATGTATCCTTTTCAG aGGATGGACGAAGTGGTACATTTATGATAGGCGATGAGAGGTTTCCTACCTCCCTCTTGGATCTTCCCTGCATAGTGGAATCCTATAAAACCTACGATGATAATGTGTTGATCAAAACAGCTGATGTCGGCCAG ATGATCATGGTAAGAGACGAAGGTGATGCTGCTGTTATTGAAGGGGTTGAATACAAGCATGGACTTACTCCTCCAATGAGAGATGCTCGTAGACGGCGATTCCGGAGGGAACCTGATCTAAAT CCGGAGGTTGTGCAACGGGTTGAGAAAGATctactgaacattatgtctggtggGACGGTAGAAA GTTTACATGTCGAAACAGTCGTGCCGGAGGCAGGCGGTCAGCGCAAAAAGAATGCTCCGGTGGCTGCTCCAAAGCCAGATGAAGTGCATGTGAAGAGTGCTGCTGGAGGTGAACCGGAAAGAAGTGATTCTGATGATTCTTTGGAACCCGAAAGCTAG
- the LOC135680678 gene encoding transcription initiation factor TFIID subunit 7-like isoform X2 has translation MEEQFILRVPPSVAERIERLLNENVSSSLDGSLDVSFSEDGRSGTFMIGDERFPTSLLDLPCIVESYKTYDDNVLIKTADVGQMIMVRDEGDAAVIEGVEYKHGLTPPMRDARRRRFRREPDLNPEVVQRVEKDLLNIMSGGTVENVETVVPEAGGQRKKNAPVAAPKPDEVHVKSAAGGEPERSDSDDSLEPES, from the exons ATGGAAGAACAATTTATTCTCCGTGTTCCCCCATCTGTAGCAGAACGAATTGAACGCCTTTTGAATGAGAATGTCTCCTCTTCTTTAGATGGCTCACTGGATGTATCCTTTTCAG aGGATGGACGAAGTGGTACATTTATGATAGGCGATGAGAGGTTTCCTACCTCCCTCTTGGATCTTCCCTGCATAGTGGAATCCTATAAAACCTACGATGATAATGTGTTGATCAAAACAGCTGATGTCGGCCAG ATGATCATGGTAAGAGACGAAGGTGATGCTGCTGTTATTGAAGGGGTTGAATACAAGCATGGACTTACTCCTCCAATGAGAGATGCTCGTAGACGGCGATTCCGGAGGGAACCTGATCTAAAT CCGGAGGTTGTGCAACGGGTTGAGAAAGATctactgaacattatgtctggtggGACGGTAGAAA ATGTCGAAACAGTCGTGCCGGAGGCAGGCGGTCAGCGCAAAAAGAATGCTCCGGTGGCTGCTCCAAAGCCAGATGAAGTGCATGTGAAGAGTGCTGCTGGAGGTGAACCGGAAAGAAGTGATTCTGATGATTCTTTGGAACCCGAAAGCTAG
- the LOC135588876 gene encoding pentatricopeptide repeat-containing protein At5g56310-like produces the protein MQTAEAWSPTPLPGPPPHRKHLDPSGSFPTLAHLRMRHARAIRTHVHQPSFWNALARSYASHGAAHHLALGVCLHMPLRDAHTFPLAFKLCSLLSAFAEAVSLHAHLVKLGLAATSVHSLNALVTLYSNFGHLDLARQLFDRIPRRTVSSWSAMIAGYDRNAQPREALFTFLGMSEAGVSPDEAALVSTLAACTHGGCLEFGKAIHACATVYGLGLESVGFATALVDLYAKCGEVDSAMEVFERMAQRNVLSWSAMIGGLAMHGRAPEAIKLFDEMVEAGVRPTSVTMTNVLSACSHVGLVDQGLRLFKLMKEEYGMEPRVEHCGCVVDLLGRAGLFHEAREFISTMPTPATAAIWRSLLGAACTHGDLEAGRLAGERLAATGEQMVAGDYVMLANLYARFGLWEEVGRVRTVMNDVGVRKVAGFSSVEVDGELHRFVMADRSHREAKRIHEVLRLLNSELMDHESSSFH, from the coding sequence ATGCAAACGGCGGAGGCGTGGTCGCCCACCCCGCTCCCCGGGCCTCCGCCCCACCGCAAGCACCTCGACCCCTCCGGCTCCTTCCCCACCCTCGCCCACCTCCGCATGCGCCACGCCCGCGCCATCCGCACCCACGTCCACCAGCCTTCCTTCTGGAACGCGTTGGCTCGATCCTACGCGTCCCACGGCGCCGCCCACCACCTCGCCCTCGGCGTCTGCCTCCACATGCCCCTCAGAGATGCCCACACCTTCCCCCTCGCCTTCAAGCTCTGCTCCCTCCTCTCCGCCTTCGCTGAAGCTGTCTCCCTCCACGCCCACCTCGTCAAACTCGGACTCGCCGCCACGAGCGTCCACTCCCTCAACGCTCTCGTCACTCTCTATTCCAACTTCGGCCACCTCGACCTCGCGCGGCAGCTGTTCGATCGAATTCCCCGCCGAACCGTCTCTTCGTGGTCGGCCATGATCGCGGGCTACGATCGCAACGCCCAGCCCCGCGAGGCGCTGTTCACGTTCCTCGGGATGTCGGAGGCCGGCGTAAGTCCCGATGAGGCGGCTCTGGTCAGCACCCTCGCTGCCTGCACTCACGGCGGGTGCTTGGAGTTCGGGAAGGCAATTCATGCCTGTGCGACCGTGTACGGCCTCGGGCTCGAGTCCGTTGGTTTTGCCACTGCGCTCGTCGACCTGTACGCCAAGTGCGGGGAGGTAGACTCCGCAATGGAAGTCTTCGAGAGGATGGCGCAGAGGAACGTGCTCAGCTGGAGCGCCATGATTGGCGGCCTCGCAATGCACGGCCGAGCACCGGAGGCCATCAAGCTTTTCGACGAGATGGTGGAGGCCGGCGTCAGGCCCACGTCGGTGACGATGACCAACGTGCTCAGCGCCTGCAGCCATGTTGGACTGGTGGACCAAGGCCTCAGGTTGTTCAAGCTGATGAAGGAAGAGTACGGGATGGAGCCGAGGGTCGAGCACTGCGGCTGCGTGGTGGACCTCCTGGGCCGAGCCGGGCTGTTCCACGAAGCGCGGGAGTTCATCAGCACGATGCCCACGCCGGCGACGGCGGCGATCTGGAGGAGCCTCCTGGGCGCGGCTTGCACGCACGGGGACCTGGAGGCGGGAAGACTGGCGGGGGAACGGCTGGCCGCAACGGGGGAGCAGATGGTGGCCGGGGACTACGTCATGTTGGCCAACCTCTACGCGAGGTTCGGCCTCTGGGAGGAGGTGGGGAGGGTGAGGACGGTGATGAACGATGTGGGAGTGAGGAAGGTGGCCGGGTTCAGCTCGGTGGAGGTCGATGGGGAGCTTCATAGGTTTGTCATGGCCGACAGATCGCACCGCGAAGCCAAACGCATCCATGAAGTGTTACGCCTCCTCAACTCCGAACTGATGGATCATGAATCCTCATCATTTCACTGA